In Bradyrhizobium lablabi, one DNA window encodes the following:
- a CDS encoding ABC transporter substrate-binding protein, protein MTRKATKSGSISRRRLLTTVSAGAALAVSPFRINLLQAQEANIKIGFPVPLTGPYGTEAQDQVRAGQLAVAQFNDSGGLNGRKAELVVRDDKLNPGEAATRTLELVEKEKVNFVVGSLSAAVQLAINNVTKERGIIFNSISQSDTINEASDFSKFTFHEALNPHLTSGAVGRYAFSKFGKRVAFLTADYAYGHEMVRGFLEVGKAFNIENLGDIRHPLGTSDFSTLLPRIQALKPDILCISNFGRDQQIVLKQATDFGIKQTTQIIAPLLSHASRVAAGPQAFEGVIGGCSFYWGIEDKYASTKAFNDAFKKMYDGKLPSDYGALGYGGVRTVLAAVKNAGSVDADKVIAALEALKYDFYKGPQYYRTCDHQSVQSVLVIKSKSKDMRNESDVFEVISTDEPNEANLRSCAELGHKA, encoded by the coding sequence ATGACCAGGAAGGCTACCAAATCCGGATCGATTTCCCGGCGCCGTTTGCTGACGACGGTAAGCGCGGGCGCAGCACTTGCCGTCTCGCCGTTTCGTATCAATTTGTTGCAAGCACAGGAAGCCAACATCAAGATCGGCTTTCCAGTGCCATTGACCGGGCCTTACGGCACCGAAGCCCAGGATCAGGTGCGCGCCGGCCAACTCGCGGTCGCCCAGTTCAACGATTCCGGCGGGCTCAACGGGCGCAAGGCTGAGCTGGTGGTGCGGGATGACAAGCTTAACCCCGGCGAAGCGGCGACACGGACGCTGGAACTGGTCGAAAAGGAAAAGGTGAATTTTGTCGTCGGCAGTCTTTCCGCCGCGGTTCAGCTCGCGATCAACAACGTTACCAAGGAGCGCGGCATCATCTTCAACTCGATCAGCCAGTCCGACACCATCAACGAAGCTTCCGATTTCAGCAAATTTACCTTCCACGAAGCGTTGAACCCGCATCTTACCTCGGGCGCGGTGGGCCGTTATGCCTTCTCGAAATTCGGCAAGAGGGTCGCGTTCCTCACCGCCGACTATGCCTACGGCCACGAAATGGTCCGCGGCTTCCTCGAAGTCGGCAAGGCCTTCAACATCGAAAATCTCGGCGATATCCGTCACCCCCTCGGCACCTCCGACTTCTCGACGCTGCTGCCGCGCATCCAGGCGCTCAAGCCCGACATCCTCTGCATCAGCAATTTCGGACGCGACCAGCAGATCGTGCTGAAGCAGGCCACCGATTTCGGCATCAAGCAGACGACGCAAATCATCGCGCCCCTGCTGTCGCATGCAAGCCGGGTCGCGGCCGGACCGCAGGCGTTCGAGGGCGTGATCGGCGGATGTTCGTTCTATTGGGGCATCGAGGACAAGTACGCCTCCACCAAGGCGTTCAACGACGCTTTCAAGAAGATGTATGACGGGAAGCTGCCGTCCGACTACGGCGCGCTCGGCTATGGCGGCGTCCGCACGGTGCTTGCCGCCGTCAAGAATGCCGGCAGCGTCGACGCCGACAAGGTGATCGCGGCATTGGAGGCGCTGAAATACGACTTCTACAAGGGACCGCAATATTATCGCACATGCGACCATCAGTCGGTGCAATCGGTGTTGGTCATCAAGTCGAAATCGAAGGATATGCGCAACGAGTCTGATGTCTTCGAAGTCATCAGTACCGATGAACCCAATGAGGCAAACTTGCGCAGTTGTGCGGAGCTCGGTCATAAAGCCTGA
- a CDS encoding branched-chain amino acid ABC transporter permease: MAGLSLNLIALQLFAGLALGAIYVLFAIGLSLIFGMLTVVNFAHGAFYMVGAYAGLYILSLGGNFWVCLIAVPLAVGLFGLAVERVLIRPLYGRGIDYPLLLTFGLSYVMVEAVRIIFGKTGYPFDTPEILQGAVNIGVGYFPLYRLFVIGATAAVLLALWLFLEKTSFGLIIRAGARDPQIVRVLGVDVTRVWLIVFGIGTAIAGFAGLLAAPLQGVIPEMGGTILAEAFVVTVVGGMGSIGGAVLAGLLVGVVVSMTSLFAPEMGKVSIFALMAVVLIVRPQGFFGRAGLMS, from the coding sequence ATGGCTGGTCTCAGCCTCAATCTGATTGCACTGCAATTGTTTGCGGGTCTTGCGCTCGGCGCGATCTATGTGCTGTTTGCGATCGGCCTTTCGCTGATCTTCGGCATGCTGACGGTGGTGAATTTTGCCCACGGCGCGTTTTATATGGTCGGCGCCTATGCCGGCCTCTACATTCTCTCGCTCGGCGGAAATTTCTGGGTCTGCCTGATCGCCGTGCCGCTCGCCGTCGGTCTGTTCGGCCTCGCGGTCGAGCGGGTTTTGATCCGGCCGCTCTACGGCAGGGGTATCGATTATCCACTCTTGCTGACTTTCGGCTTGAGCTACGTCATGGTCGAAGCCGTTCGCATCATCTTCGGCAAGACCGGATACCCCTTTGATACGCCGGAGATCCTGCAAGGCGCGGTGAATATCGGCGTCGGCTATTTTCCGCTCTATCGGCTGTTTGTGATCGGCGCGACCGCCGCCGTGCTGCTGGCGCTCTGGCTGTTTCTCGAAAAGACGAGCTTTGGCCTGATCATTCGCGCCGGCGCACGCGATCCGCAGATCGTTCGCGTGCTCGGGGTCGACGTGACGCGGGTCTGGCTGATCGTCTTCGGAATAGGAACCGCGATCGCTGGATTTGCGGGGCTGTTGGCAGCCCCCCTTCAAGGCGTCATTCCGGAGATGGGCGGCACGATTCTCGCCGAGGCCTTTGTCGTGACAGTTGTCGGCGGCATGGGGTCGATCGGGGGTGCTGTGCTGGCCGGGCTGCTGGTCGGCGTTGTCGTCAGCATGACATCGTTGTTTGCGCCGGAAATGGGCAAGGTATCGATCTTTGCGTTGATGGCGGTGGTCCTGATCGTCCGGCCGCAAGGCTTCTTCGGCCGCGCCGGATTGATGAGCTGA
- a CDS encoding branched-chain amino acid ABC transporter permease: MNEITQPYQSAPAAPVSWFQFATRHRAGLASLVVLVFPLVMPFTALAVNILIYGLYALGFNLVFGYLGLLSFGHAALFGTGAYLCGIAIVHFALPWYLSIAIGILGGLSMALLIGVLAIRTRGIYFAMVTMALSQCVYYLFYQAVDWTGGENGLRGINVRVIDIFGLKLDFINPLTRYYVIAAFVIAAFFVLSRILASPFGAVIEAVRENETRAKASGYDVTLTRLITFVLSGGFCGLAGALQALHLSIVPIEILHYDTSGIVVMIALLGGMGTFFGPMVGAAAFLLLENLVSLWTVHWQLIVGAIFMICVLFFPAGIWGTLISRGKPWR, encoded by the coding sequence ATGAATGAAATCACCCAGCCATATCAGAGCGCGCCGGCGGCGCCGGTGAGTTGGTTTCAGTTCGCGACCAGGCACCGCGCCGGTCTCGCCAGCCTTGTCGTTCTGGTATTTCCGCTTGTCATGCCGTTCACCGCGCTCGCGGTCAACATCCTGATCTACGGCCTCTATGCGCTGGGCTTCAACCTCGTCTTCGGTTATCTCGGCCTCTTATCGTTCGGCCATGCCGCCCTGTTCGGCACCGGCGCTTATCTCTGCGGCATCGCCATCGTGCATTTCGCGCTGCCCTGGTACCTCTCGATCGCGATCGGCATTCTCGGTGGGCTCTCGATGGCGCTGCTCATCGGTGTGCTGGCGATCCGGACCCGCGGCATCTATTTCGCGATGGTCACGATGGCGCTGTCGCAATGCGTCTATTACCTGTTTTATCAGGCCGTCGACTGGACCGGCGGCGAAAACGGCCTGCGCGGCATCAATGTCCGCGTGATCGATATCTTTGGCTTGAAGCTGGATTTCATCAACCCGCTGACCCGCTATTACGTGATTGCCGCTTTCGTGATCGCGGCGTTCTTCGTGCTGTCGCGGATTCTCGCTTCGCCCTTCGGCGCCGTGATCGAAGCGGTGCGCGAGAATGAAACCCGCGCCAAGGCCTCCGGTTACGACGTGACGTTGACGCGCTTGATCACATTCGTGCTGTCCGGCGGGTTTTGCGGACTGGCTGGCGCGCTGCAGGCGCTACATCTGTCGATCGTGCCGATCGAAATCCTGCACTATGACACCTCCGGCATTGTCGTGATGATCGCGCTGCTCGGCGGAATGGGCACGTTCTTCGGGCCGATGGTCGGCGCGGCGGCGTTTCTGCTCCTGGAAAATCTCGTCTCGCTCTGGACCGTGCATTGGCAGCTCATCGTCGGCGCCATCTTCATGATCTGCGTGCTGTTCTTCCCGGCCGGAATCTGGGGAACGCTGATCTCGCGGGGCAAGCCATGGCGGTAA
- a CDS encoding ABC transporter ATP-binding protein yields the protein MAVSTERPILRTKGVGRTFGKFVALNNISAEFSKGAITSIIGPNGAGKSTYFNLLSGALRPSSGSVEFEGRDVTGLPQHRFAHMGIAKSFQITNVFPQLSTRENIRIGLQALVSRYDMWRPRARHTELIEQADELLALVGLWEARERTAKTLAHGEQRALEIGMALASRPRLLLLDEPTAGMSPEETRIMMDLIVKLARERTVILVEHKMKLVLGISDRILVLHHGELLAEGTPSEVRQNEAVKRVYLGQREH from the coding sequence ATGGCGGTAAGCACAGAGCGGCCCATCTTGCGGACCAAGGGCGTAGGCCGTACCTTCGGCAAATTCGTCGCGTTGAACAATATCTCGGCAGAATTCTCCAAGGGTGCCATCACTTCGATCATCGGGCCCAACGGCGCCGGCAAGAGCACCTATTTCAACCTGCTGTCCGGCGCCTTGCGGCCATCGAGTGGCAGTGTTGAATTCGAGGGCAGGGATGTCACCGGACTTCCGCAGCATCGCTTTGCCCATATGGGCATCGCAAAATCCTTTCAGATCACCAATGTCTTCCCGCAGCTTTCGACCCGCGAAAATATCCGGATCGGATTGCAGGCGCTGGTGTCGCGTTACGATATGTGGCGTCCGCGCGCCAGGCACACCGAACTGATCGAGCAGGCCGATGAATTGCTGGCGCTGGTCGGATTGTGGGAAGCGCGCGAGCGGACGGCAAAGACGCTGGCCCATGGCGAGCAGCGCGCGCTGGAAATCGGAATGGCGCTGGCGAGCCGGCCGCGGCTGTTGTTGCTCGACGAGCCGACCGCCGGCATGAGTCCCGAAGAAACCCGCATCATGATGGATCTGATCGTCAAGCTCGCCCGCGAGCGCACCGTCATTCTGGTCGAGCACAAGATGAAACTGGTGCTCGGGATCAGCGACCGCATCCTGGTGCTGCATCACGGCGAGTTGCTGGCGGAAGGAACGCCGTCGGAAGTTCGCCAGAACGAGGCGGTGAAGCGGGTTTATCTCGGCCAGCGGGAGCATTGA
- a CDS encoding ABC transporter ATP-binding protein — protein MLRISNLNAWYGSSHVLQDISIEVAKGEIVCLIGRNGAGKTTTLKSIMGLMDRTRGSVIFKDKELLGQPAHMRFALGLAYVPEERRIVQGLSVRENLRLGLVASPEKKREAELIEGIAKIFPRLAERLDQEALTMSGGEQQMLAIARAMIAKPDLIMLDEPSEGIMPVLVDEMFELFRDMKAQGTTVLLVEQNVELALDIADRAYVLDQGAVVHHAAARELLADNDIKERYCSV, from the coding sequence ATGCTGCGGATCAGCAATCTAAACGCCTGGTATGGCTCCAGCCATGTGCTGCAGGACATCTCCATCGAGGTCGCCAAAGGCGAGATCGTTTGCCTGATCGGGCGGAACGGCGCTGGCAAGACCACGACGTTGAAATCCATCATGGGCCTGATGGACAGAACGCGCGGATCGGTCATTTTCAAGGACAAGGAACTGCTGGGCCAGCCCGCGCATATGCGCTTTGCGCTTGGGCTGGCTTACGTGCCGGAGGAACGGCGCATCGTGCAGGGACTTTCCGTGCGAGAAAATCTCAGGTTGGGCCTGGTGGCGTCTCCCGAAAAGAAGCGAGAGGCCGAACTGATCGAAGGTATCGCCAAGATCTTTCCGCGGCTCGCCGAGCGGCTGGATCAGGAGGCGCTGACCATGTCCGGCGGCGAACAGCAAATGCTGGCGATTGCGCGAGCGATGATCGCCAAGCCTGATCTCATCATGCTCGACGAGCCCTCGGAAGGCATCATGCCGGTCTTGGTCGACGAAATGTTCGAACTGTTTCGTGACATGAAGGCGCAGGGGACCACAGTCTTGCTGGTCGAACAGAATGTGGAGCTGGCGCTCGATATCGCCGACCGCGCCTACGTGCTCGATCAGGGCGCGGTGGTCCACCACGCCGCCGCGCGCGAGCTATTGGCCGACAACGATATCAAGGAGCGTTACTGCTCCGTGTGA
- a CDS encoding zinc-dependent alcohol dehydrogenase, giving the protein MYGSNGVKTSLQFPVPEQMKAWVLGGPDELFLRDKPTPVPGRAEVLVRIDAVAICATDLQVIHGGAPASIGGGLPFNKNFTPGHEYMGTIAALGPDVDEFEIGERISVEIHAGCGQCKRCRQGMYTSCINYGRPDKGHRANGFTTDGGFAEYAVNHINTLARVPDTMGDAEATLVVTAGTSMYGLTELGGLVAGESVVVIGPGPIGLLAVAVAKALGASPVILTGTRDKRLAIGKGLGADRVINIAEENAVDVVKELTGGIGADYVVECAGTEATIDQAIHMTNRGGKICLAAFPHDKVMTDIAHLVKNNIYVYGIRGEGRSATRRAMALMAEKRFDATNIHTHTFALADLPTALRYARERVEDAIKVVVTTREANMVASVAAE; this is encoded by the coding sequence ATGTACGGCTCCAACGGCGTCAAAACATCGCTCCAATTTCCTGTCCCCGAACAGATGAAGGCCTGGGTTCTCGGCGGCCCGGACGAACTTTTTCTGCGCGACAAGCCCACGCCCGTTCCCGGGCGCGCAGAAGTCCTGGTCCGCATCGACGCGGTCGCGATCTGTGCGACCGACCTTCAGGTCATTCACGGCGGTGCGCCGGCGAGCATCGGGGGCGGCCTGCCCTTCAACAAGAACTTTACGCCCGGCCATGAATATATGGGCACCATCGCCGCACTCGGACCCGATGTCGACGAGTTCGAGATCGGCGAACGCATCAGCGTGGAAATCCATGCCGGTTGCGGCCAGTGCAAGCGGTGCCGTCAGGGGATGTACACCTCCTGTATCAACTATGGCAGGCCGGACAAAGGCCACCGCGCCAACGGTTTCACCACCGACGGCGGTTTTGCCGAATACGCGGTCAATCATATCAACACGCTGGCGCGGGTGCCCGACACGATGGGCGATGCTGAAGCAACGCTGGTCGTCACCGCGGGGACTTCCATGTACGGCTTGACCGAACTGGGCGGACTGGTGGCCGGTGAAAGCGTTGTGGTGATCGGCCCCGGCCCTATTGGGCTGCTCGCTGTCGCCGTTGCAAAGGCACTCGGCGCAAGCCCGGTCATTCTCACGGGAACCCGCGACAAGCGCCTTGCGATCGGCAAAGGGTTGGGCGCCGATCGCGTCATCAACATCGCCGAGGAGAACGCGGTCGATGTCGTCAAAGAGCTCACCGGCGGCATTGGAGCGGATTATGTGGTCGAGTGCGCCGGCACCGAGGCCACCATCGATCAGGCCATTCACATGACCAACCGTGGTGGAAAAATCTGCCTGGCGGCATTCCCCCACGACAAGGTGATGACAGATATCGCCCATCTCGTGAAGAACAATATCTATGTTTACGGCATTCGAGGCGAGGGCCGCAGCGCCACCCGCCGTGCGATGGCGCTAATGGCGGAAAAGAGATTCGACGCGACCAATATCCACACTCATACCTTTGCGCTTGCCGACCTGCCCACCGCGCTGCGATACGCCCGCGAGCGGGTCGAGGACGCCATCAAGGTGGTCGTGACGACCCGGGAAGCTAACATGGTTGCGAGCGTGGCGGCGGAATAG